A region from the Benincasa hispida cultivar B227 chromosome 12, ASM972705v1, whole genome shotgun sequence genome encodes:
- the LOC120092603 gene encoding dual specificity protein phosphatase 1 has product MEMDRDDLSVRLSALWNIIGLKRSLKEDRIPCQIEEGLFLGSVGAAHNKDELKKLNITHILTIACSLPPADPNDFVYKVVGVLDTRDADIKQHFDDCFNFIDEGRKSGGGVLIHCFAGISRSVTITVAYLMKTRGMNLTQALEHVKSRRPQAAPNVGFMVQLKDFETALRACRVDEMKLSNV; this is encoded by the exons ATGGAAATGGATCGCGATGATTTGAGTGTCCGATTATCTGCTCTATGGAACATCATTGGTCTAAAGAGAAGCCTTAAAGAGGACAGAATTCCTTGCCAAATTGAAGAG GGTCTGTTCTTAGGCTCTGTTGGAGCTGCCCATAACAAAGATGAACTGAAGAAGTTGAATATTACTCACATTTTAACCATTGCTTGTTCCTTGCCACCTGCTGATCCAAATGATTTTGTATATAAAGTAGTTGGTG TCTTGGACACTAGAGATGCAGATATTAAACAACACTTTGACGattgtttcaattttattgACGAGGGAAGAAAATCTGGTGGAGGGGTTTTGATTCATTGCTTTGCTGGAATATCCAGAAG TGTAACCATTACAGTTGCCTATCTGATGAAAACGCGAGGTATGAATCTAACACAAGCATTGGAACACGTCAAGAGTAGACGACCACAGGCAGCTCCGAACGTCGGTTTCATGGTTCAACTCAAGGACTTTGAAACAGCTCTTCGAG CTTGCAGAGTTGATGAGATGAAACTGTCAAATGTTTGA